The DNA window TGATCGCAACGAAGAATTGCATACTGGCCGCATAAAGTACATCGCCCATACTGCGCGTACCGTAGTCACGGTCAAGTGTCAGAACAACGCTGTACGTGTCTTCGGTGTAGTCTTCCAGCGCCATGTCGAGTCGTACATCACGGTAGTCGCTGTCGTCATTTTCGACGTAAATGTCGTAGATCATCACATGTCCTTTAAATCGCGCCAGCCGAGAAAAACAGGGTGGCGCGGAGCTTCCTTAACACCGACTGGGAAGAACTTGTACTTGGCGAATCCACCGAGAAACTGATCACGATGCTGCCAGATGTTTTCGCGCTCACTGTCGGTGAACCCAGTTCCGATATTGAACTCGACTCCTTCCGCAGTTCTGCAAACAAGCGCTCCAAGGTCGCCTCGACCTGATTTACCCGCTCGATGACTGCTGCGTTTGGTTCGTCCAAGTTCAGACACAGTTGCTTCATTTCCATTGTGCATCCTCTCTTCAAAACCAATGACCGTGGCCTCGGCATCCATGAACCTCTTTAGCTTCAGCAGGTAGCCTTCGCGTACCGTGCTGCGGCCCATCTTGTATGGGGCATCCGGGCTGCGCAGGATCAGACCTTCGAAGCCTTCATCGAGTATGTCCTCCTCGTACTTGAGTAATGCGTCGATAGTCTTGACGAGCTTCTGGTCGTGTAGCACAACACTCAGTTCACGAGAATTCTTCAGCGCAGATTTCAGTTTGTCAGCACGACGCGAGTACTCAGATACCAGTTCTTCGACGTGATCGAACACGTAGAAGCGCAGGTCGTACTTCTCCTTGTCGTGAGACATGACGTGACTGACAGTATCTCGATAGACAGTCTTGCCGCTGGGGTCACCAACGATCAGCTCGCCATCAAAGTGTGTGAGGTGCTTGAACTCCTGCTGCACGAAGGCATTCGGGATCGGCTTGTTGCTACGGCTGTACACCACACCGTCACGCACCACGGCTCTGACGCCATCCAATTTGGGTGAACACAAAATCGGATACCTTAATTTTTCTAAATCACAATCACATGCCAACATCGGCTTAAACATTTTTAATCCTTTTGGTTGTTGATAAAGCTCTGTCAATCGACCAACTGTTCCTATATATGCGTTCGTATATGAGGCGATACGGAAGGTTTTTTGATTCGCAAATGTTTACCAAAGGTACGAGTTGTCCTTTGTGCTTTATCCGTGGTGTACATGTGCGATTTCTCATTTGCTCTTTAACCGTCGCCCACTTGCAGTTGCCGGGTGCGTAATTGCCGTTTACATTAATGCGCTCAAGTGTGTGATTTGGTGGGCACTCACCCATATCAGTTAAGAAGCGTTCGAATGAGCTTTTCCAATGAGCGCATACCGTAATACCGCGAGCGCCGTAATTTTTGTATTGCGGCGCGTTCGGGTTAAAGCATCGGTCCTTCGCTCCACGCCACGCAAACCACTCACGTGTTTTTGTTTTACCGTGTCGTAGATTCGTTTTACCGACATTTGAACAAGTGTCTGCAACAAGACATCCACACGATCTTGAATGCCCTTCATGCAAATTCCCTGCTTCTACAAGGATGGTGTTACCGCAACCGCATATACACACCCAGTTAACGCGTCTGCGTCCATTGGCTTGAACATGGCCCGGACCCTCTTTGACTACTGTTAATCTCCCAACAACGTCACCTGTGCGATCTCGTTTCTTCATAACCCACTCAACTCAGTTATTAAGTCTGATGGAGTATATCAGAGAGAAGTAGATTATGAAAGAGCGGAAAACGAAGCTTGTCCAGCTCAGCGTCGGTTGCAAGCATTGGCTTGAAAATCATTTCGTTTCTCCTTTGTAATACTGAAAGCTCCAGTCGCCGTAGAACATCCCGTCGTAATAGATCATGTCTTCCCAAACGAAGATAGGCGCACGAAACGACACTGGTTTCGTGCTGCCGTTGTGGAAGGTACAGACTGGGCAACCGATGCTGATAGCGTCACCCTCATCGTCACCAAAGCGTAGGTCGCTCATATAGGTGCATGCCATCCATTCGAACGGGCCGAGATAAGGGCCATCGTCACCCCAGTCACTCATTTCCTCTTCGGCGTATTCGCGCCCGTGATAGAGGTAAAGGTACATGCCTGGTTTAGTCGGCTTGTCACACTTCAGCCCCTGTACCATGGTCGCTTCGCGATCCATGACTGGGAGGGTGAGAATTTCTTCGATGGTGAGCTTAGTCATGTGGCACCTCATCAAAATAAACACCGCATTCATTGAACAGTCGGATTACACGATATTTGTGCTCGATCCACCGCTTGGCGAATTCTTCTTCTGGCTTGGGCCAGAACACTTCCCTTATCCCAGCTTGAACAATTGCACGAGCGCAGTCCATGCACGGTGGGTGAGTGACGACAATGGTGCTTCCGATGAGCGACACACCCATACGCGCTGCGTTGTATATGGCGTTGCGTTCCGCGTGTTCCATCCAGAAATATTTCTCCGGCCTCTCGGTACCACGAACATCCTCATCGGCAGCACACCCTCTGGGAGCACCGTTGTATCCCATGGTTCGGACTTCGAGCGAGGGACTGACGACGATTGCGCCAACCTGCGTGCTTTTGTCCTTGCTGAGCTTTGAAATAGCATTTGCGATCTCCAGGTACTTGCTGAATTTGTCTCGGTTCATTGCACTGCCCTTTCTTCCGTCAGTCGACGACCCGACATGGCCAGCATGCTCAGGTATGGGTCGAGCTTCTCGCCCAGCTCAGCCTGCATCGCTAGATAGCCGACGATGATGAAATACTCAGCCTTCGCTGCTGCTTGCGTTTTGGGCTTCAGGTTGTTGTTCTTAAACTGCACCAGGATCAGCTCGCGCAGTCGTTCGATATCGGGTCGCATCATGTGTTGCTCCTAAAAGAGTTTGGTGCCCGACAGGGGGCTGGGCAGCGGTGTCGGGGCTAACGTATCTCGGACGTTTCGAACGGAACAGTCACGCAGCTGGAGGTGGAACAAGTAAGAGACCACGCCTGTTCAGCCAATGTTTTATCCCACCTTTGGCTGGGGCATCACGGACACTACCTTGTGTACCAGCCGTAGCCTGGGTTGTGCCAGAGCTGCGTGGTGTTGACCTTCTCGCGTGCGTCTAGCCAGTTCTTGGCAGGAATGGTTTGCAACACGTTGTCCTTTGCAGAAGTCTCGGTATCGAGGATGACTCGATCTTCACCTTCGCGTTGCTTCAGGTAGAAGGTTTTCATTTCATTGTTCTTTCATTAGTTTCAAATCAATCACGCGTTTCTTCGTCCCATGTGCTGGAAATCCGATGACTGCGCGATCTGGACTGTTGTCTGCGCAAATACCGCAGCGTGCGCAGTCCATGTCGTCTCGATAAGTGGCTGGGCAGACGACGACCTTTCTTCCGCCAGCCGTGTAGAGCGAGTGCTCTGTTATTCCACTGGGTAGCACCACTGCTTGAGGTAGCGAGGTAATCTGTGCGACTGCATCAGAGTTCGTCAGAGAGTCACACGAAACATTGATGGTGAATCCAGCTTCGTTCGCAGCTTCAATGATGTGAATGTTTTCCGGTGTGAGGGGGTAGTGTGTGTACGTGAAACCACGCTTCCCTTTGTTCGCCTGCACCAGTTCTTCAAGCGCAGGCTGGTCAATCAGTACGCCGTCACCTGGTAGATCACCTGCTTGGTTGTGTCGCCAGAGCTGCTTGCGCGGCAGGCGGCTGATCTCGTCACAGAAGTCTGGCCAGTCCATACCTCGTTCACCGTTATTGATCTTGTTCCAGTGCATGAGCAGTGGGCCGAACTTCGCGTAGCAGGTGTCGAACTGCTCACACGTGGGAGGGCAAGTACGCGCCTCTGTCGTGCTCACAGGGATAGGGCCAGTCTTCTTGTTATGACTGATGCGAGTTAGGCCGACACGGTACATGGCGCTCCTCTCGTTTTTCAAAGTCGTACACGTAGTTCACTTCTTCGTCAGACTCACGAGCTTCGAATCCGATAGGCATCGTCCACCGTTGAAAGCGGTCACTTGCAGCGGCATGCGCCTCAACCTCTGTGGCAAACGCCGTGGAGTTCGTGGCCCACTCCCCACCGGGGAATTCAAAATAAGGTTTCCATGACTTGCTCATACCGCCTCCCTTCCAACCAAGTACCTCAAACCGCAGCGGTAGCGAATGCCATCGAGGTCAATGACGAACGCGCTTGGACTGCGGCGTTTGATAATCTCAGCGACTTTCTCGCCGATCTTCCACTTGCTCCCCTTGACCAGTGCTCTGGCATTTCTGCCACGGGCATACACGCGCTGCCGCCACTCGTAGGCCCAGTTGGTCTCCGGGGCGGTGCACATCTCCAGATAGGAGACAGGGCATGTGATCTCACACGGCCCAGCCGTTTCATGCACGTCCTTGTAGCCCCACCAGTCTTTGTCCATCCCGGTGTAGTTTTTGCTGACACCGTGCGGCCCTTTCATCATGCAGAGGCCGACGCTGCGCTTGCCGTCCTCGTGCTCGTAGACCAGCCACAGGTTGTTACCCACAGTGCAGTGCTTGAGCACTTTCGCACCACCCTTGTTCTCAACGAGGTGCTTGATGAGGTTTTTGCGCTCTAACCACGCGCTGCTGAATAGCCATCCCATTTCATTTCTCCTTTGGTAGCCCCGCGAGCTACGACCAGTTCAGGGCGTTGATGATGTCGAACAATCCACTGTCCATGCCACTTACTGAACCACGGCTCTTCGCAGCGTTTTGCGAACTCTTGCTGCGCCCAGCTTCCGTGCCACGGCGTGATGGGAGTGTGCTTTCCGTTTACAACCGGGCCGTATCCCATTTCATTTCTCCTCTTGTGCGTACAACGCCTCTACTTCAGGCAGTACAAGCTGAAAGTCCCAGTCAGCGCCTTCGTAGCCATTCAGGCAACGGATGGCAGCGTTCTTGATCCACTCAACTTGACGCCACGCCAAGGTGTCCTTCCAGTCGTCAGTCTCGCAGCTCTGGTAGTCGAGACTCATAGCCAGCTTGATGATCTGGATTGGCGCAACGCCTTGCGGGTGCGTCACGAAGTGGGCAGCGTAGATAGCTGCAGCCTCTTCGATCTCGGCGTCGTGCATGCACGGGCCGGGGCGGGAGCCTGACTCGTCGTCCGGGTAGCGATGAGCGACCGAACGAATGTTCTCGCGAGCCAGACCACGAGCCACCGCCTGAGCTGTTTCGATGTCGTTGCCGATGACTGTTCTGCACCATTCGCGGACGGCGCAACTGCGTTGGATTGCGAACGCGGCGAGGATGCCGAAGTGTTCGGGGTTGCAGATGTATGCGGACATTGTGCCTCCTAACTAGATACCCATTGTTTGATGCACTGAAGTTCACGCATCTCGCTGTCTTTGTACTGATAGCCCCACTCTGCTCCGTCCTCACCACGAGCATAGATAGAGCCGTTAGCAAACGGTGCCAATGCGCGGAAGAAATGCTCTTCGTCTCCACATTTTTCACCACACCATGTGAATGAAAATTGAGACCCTTCATTCGTGGAATAAAGATTAAAGCGCCATGCCAAGAAGGCTTCTTCCATTGTGGTGAAACCGCCTGGAGGCGGATTGTCCGTCCATGAGTAGCGGACGTGGGTGCGTACTCCACCTTGATAAGTACCCGCATGACTCTGTGAAGCCATTAGCTCCGGGTCATGCAGGGCGTTGATAGCTGCGATTACTTCCGGCGCTCTTTCTGCCGGAATCGTCACAGCGATGTCGTACTCAACGTAGTAGCCCATGTCATTCTCCTTATGCTGCCAGCGCGACAAGCTCGTTCATCGCACGCACCTTGAGCTGCGCACCGTCGCCGAACCACGCACTATTCAAGCGGTTGTTCTGGTTCCGCGCACGCTTCTTGAAATCCACGTACTCGGTGACCGAGTTGATCAGACCCCAGGCGGTATCACCGGCAAGATCAGCACCGATGAACGTCTGATCCTTGAACATCTGGATCACGTTGTCGACGTGGATGCGATCCGGGTCGAGTGTGCGTGCCTGCATGTCCTCTGGCATCTTGAACACCTTGTCCATGATCTCGGTAGCCTTGGCCGTATCAAGCTTGATCTTGGCCAACACATCGAGCGTCTTGGTGAAGGTCTCCCACTGTTCACGTCCAATGCCGAGCTGAGCCTTGATCTCGTCAGGGCGGAAGTCACATGCATGCGGAATCGTCACTCGGCCAGTGCTGTTACCCAGTGCCTGCTGCAGCGTGTTGTTACACACGACTCTGACGGAAGTGAACTGAGCGAGAGTAGAGAGCGTCAGATCGTAGGACGTGCTGAGCAGCAGGTAGCCGTCGACACGATCCTGGCCGAGTACCTTGTGCACATCGCCCGTTTCAGCGAGACACCAGA is part of the Chloracidobacterium sp. genome and encodes:
- a CDS encoding ATP-dependent DNA ligase; its protein translation is MTELYQQPKGLKMFKPMLACDCDLEKLRYPILCSPKLDGVRAVVRDGVVYSRSNKPIPNAFVQQEFKHLTHFDGELIVGDPSGKTVYRDTVSHVMSHDKEKYDLRFYVFDHVEELVSEYSRRADKLKSALKNSRELSVVLHDQKLVKTIDALLKYEEDILDEGFEGLILRSPDAPYKMGRSTVREGYLLKLKRFMDAEATVIGFEERMHNGNEATVSELGRTKRSSHRAGKSGRGDLGALVCRTAEGVEFNIGTGFTDSERENIWQHRDQFLGGFAKYKFFPVGVKEAPRHPVFLGWRDLKDM
- a CDS encoding CMP deaminase produces the protein MNRDKFSKYLEIANAISKLSKDKSTQVGAIVVSPSLEVRTMGYNGAPRGCAADEDVRGTERPEKYFWMEHAERNAIYNAARMGVSLIGSTIVVTHPPCMDCARAIVQAGIREVFWPKPEEEFAKRWIEHKYRVIRLFNECGVYFDEVPHD
- a CDS encoding DUF932 domain-containing protein, whose translation is MAHMIETMAYAGQVPWHGLGNKVEDNIALEDFQKEAGLDWTVSKRPVKYCEEGSADYMRTFPKRFVIARDTDDKPYSVVSDRYKPVQPKQVFEFFRDLLSMHNMKMHTAGSLMDGGRIWCLAETGDVHKVLGQDRVDGYLLLSTSYDLTLSTLAQFTSVRVVCNNTLQQALGNSTGRVTIPHACDFRPDEIKAQLGIGREQWETFTKTLDVLAKIKLDTAKATEIMDKVFKMPEDMQARTLDPDRIHVDNVIQMFKDQTFIGADLAGDTAWGLINSVTEYVDFKKRARNQNNRLNSAWFGDGAQLKVRAMNELVALAA